One genomic region from Amycolatopsis sp. FBCC-B4732 encodes:
- a CDS encoding isocitrate lyase/phosphoenolpyruvate mutase family protein, translating to MSNGSWSAKAKLFRAAHDGKPLLLANAWDAASAVVVAATGAKAIATSSAGVAWSQGYRDGERIPAAEMAAAVRRITRVVDLPVTADIEAGYGPDPADVAATVTAIIHAGAVGVNLEDSRRPGGPLFDVAAQCARIRAAKDAAAAAGCPELFVNARTDGYLFAIGDPAGRLDEVLCRAEAYADAGADGLFVPWLFDLDTLKRISTTTPLPVNAGIMPGGPTVAELAGAGVRRISLGSWLAQTAMAVTMATASDALQRGTFDRVAEGLAFDAMNSLLPAEPANGERPTC from the coding sequence GTGAGCAACGGTTCCTGGTCAGCCAAGGCGAAGCTGTTTCGCGCGGCACACGACGGCAAGCCGTTGCTCCTGGCGAACGCCTGGGACGCGGCCAGTGCGGTCGTCGTGGCCGCCACCGGCGCGAAGGCCATCGCGACCAGCAGCGCCGGCGTGGCGTGGAGCCAGGGTTACCGCGACGGCGAGCGGATACCGGCCGCCGAGATGGCGGCTGCCGTTCGGCGGATCACGCGGGTCGTCGACCTGCCGGTGACCGCCGACATCGAAGCCGGTTACGGTCCCGATCCGGCCGACGTGGCCGCGACCGTGACGGCGATCATCCACGCCGGCGCGGTGGGCGTCAACCTGGAGGACTCACGGCGGCCCGGTGGACCGCTCTTCGACGTCGCAGCGCAGTGTGCCCGCATCAGGGCGGCGAAAGACGCGGCGGCAGCAGCGGGCTGCCCGGAGCTCTTCGTCAACGCACGCACCGACGGATACCTGTTCGCGATCGGCGATCCGGCCGGGCGGCTGGACGAGGTGCTGTGCCGGGCCGAGGCCTACGCCGACGCGGGCGCAGACGGGCTCTTCGTCCCGTGGCTGTTCGACCTGGACACGTTGAAGAGGATCAGTACGACCACGCCCCTGCCGGTCAACGCCGGGATCATGCCGGGCGGCCCCACGGTCGCCGAGCTGGCTGGCGCCGGCGTACGGAGGATCAGCCTCGGCAGCTGGCTCGCGCAGACCGCGATGGCGGTCACCATGGCCACGGCGAGCGACGCCCTGCAGCGGGGCACCTTCGACCGCGTCGCCGAAGGGCTGGCATTCGACGCGATGAACTCCCTTCTTCCCGCGGAACCGGCGAACGGAGAAAGGCCGACATGTTGA
- a CDS encoding aminotransferase class I/II-fold pyridoxal phosphate-dependent enzyme, translating into MVPCVPDASAGDGPSARQRRVALGSVSPLGIPELREAIVGRERAVSKSAFVGKANVAVTEGSANAVGAALRHCSARGYRKAVCGAPVPLRIRKSMASAGFAVKALPLAYEEDDWFVLHRACGDRAVIYLSLPDDPTGAVATAGYLSMLAGFAASHDVVLVYDARLDAFRFTADSCPTPVDLAVSASNVVVVNSLAENYGGTGDRVGWIVAHEAVVDGLAHQPGWAANRVSLSDQLAAVRVLGEGNDAVTAEVRNGRAAYQARVAGHRILDVPLPGGGSRLWLDLGVRDVDSLAKYARIEHQLVLTTSSGYAPPEPGHILFPTGVPVHRLCEGVDKLERVLAGWGDGP; encoded by the coding sequence ATGGTGCCGTGTGTTCCGGATGCATCGGCCGGGGACGGACCTTCCGCACGGCAACGCCGAGTCGCTCTCGGAAGCGTTTCCCCGCTCGGCATTCCCGAGTTGCGCGAGGCGATCGTCGGTCGGGAACGAGCGGTGTCGAAGAGCGCCTTCGTCGGCAAAGCGAACGTGGCGGTCACCGAGGGAAGCGCGAACGCGGTCGGCGCCGCCTTGCGTCATTGTTCCGCCCGCGGCTACCGGAAGGCCGTCTGCGGGGCTCCGGTGCCGCTCCGGATCCGGAAATCGATGGCTTCCGCGGGATTCGCCGTGAAGGCGCTGCCACTGGCGTACGAGGAAGATGACTGGTTCGTCCTGCACCGCGCCTGCGGGGACCGGGCGGTGATCTACCTGAGCTTGCCCGATGACCCCACCGGAGCGGTGGCCACGGCCGGCTACCTGTCGATGCTCGCAGGGTTCGCCGCTTCGCATGACGTGGTTCTCGTGTACGACGCCAGGTTGGACGCGTTCCGGTTCACGGCGGACAGCTGCCCGACGCCGGTCGATCTCGCCGTTTCGGCCTCGAACGTCGTCGTCGTCAACTCGCTGGCGGAGAACTACGGCGGGACAGGCGACCGTGTCGGGTGGATCGTCGCACACGAGGCGGTCGTCGACGGCCTGGCACACCAGCCCGGGTGGGCCGCGAACCGGGTGAGTCTCAGTGACCAGCTGGCGGCGGTGCGCGTCCTGGGCGAGGGCAACGACGCGGTGACAGCCGAGGTCCGGAACGGCCGCGCCGCGTACCAGGCCCGCGTGGCGGGGCACCGGATCTTGGACGTGCCCCTCCCGGGGGGTGGCAGCCGGCTGTGGCTGGATCTCGGCGTCCGCGACGTCGACTCGCTGGCCAAGTACGCGCGGATCGAGCACCAGCTCGTGCTCACGACCTCGTCCGGCTACGCACCGCCGGAGCCGGGACACATCCTCTTCCCCACCGGGGTTCCGGTCCACCGCCTGTGCGAAGGCGTGGACAAGCTCGAACGGGTGCTCGCCGGATGGGGAGACGGGCCTTGA
- a CDS encoding acyl carrier protein, with protein MPRSPHAADHVAALTTIWREVLRNDHLDATADLFENGGTSLHVLQIVGRIYDTLGVEVRPRHVFLHASPQDLTAFLVEDPASERPAGRRSDDDRTHSRPRR; from the coding sequence ATGCCCCGAAGTCCCCACGCTGCGGACCACGTCGCCGCCTTGACCACCATCTGGCGAGAGGTCCTGCGCAACGACCACCTCGACGCGACCGCCGATCTGTTCGAGAACGGCGGTACGTCGCTCCACGTGCTGCAGATCGTCGGCCGGATCTACGACACGCTGGGTGTGGAAGTCCGGCCCCGGCACGTCTTCCTGCACGCCTCACCGCAGGACCTCACGGCGTTCCTGGTCGAAGATCCGGCTAGTGAGCGGCCGGCCGGCCGGCGGTCGGACGACGATCGAACCCACTCGCGACCCCGGAGGTAG
- a CDS encoding condensation domain-containing protein: MATRRAGYSSGPTSLHEEERLSGEYADWSNLVLGTAWLTGELDIAAVREAWRRVCLRHDVMRRTYAGVDEARTYADPLSDVEFHVRETDAEAIELMRATLGVPFSLFGMGFSRIAIVRTGEHRHLVGIAFDHIITDELSWSLLMTDFTEFYRRAREAGVGAVAQARSYHDFAVLQRRELGGEWGRRRREFWRSYTTEFGTSPPGFSTRASSVAPPVKKVLRQDLPADTKERVADFARRARVTPFAVTASSVLAAMRELAGDTSVGLFTGWSSRTLPGTSRTVGLLVHNAPLHLSRRTADPLEVVREVFRRSIDLSEYGLPLVGAGRLWGEELMSPGAKAGVHLFFYDGTAVPKVRALAGTSTEPVLLEVPGSPRIWEDTISVDCQVGEKDPRMVAVYNENLFPGDLVEQLLRVAARFVLS; the protein is encoded by the coding sequence ATGGCGACCCGCCGGGCGGGGTATTCCTCAGGTCCGACGTCGCTCCACGAAGAGGAGCGCCTGTCGGGAGAGTACGCGGACTGGAGCAACCTGGTCCTGGGAACGGCGTGGCTCACCGGTGAGCTGGACATCGCCGCGGTCCGCGAAGCATGGCGACGGGTCTGCCTGCGGCACGACGTCATGCGGCGGACCTACGCCGGCGTAGACGAAGCGCGGACCTACGCAGACCCGCTGAGCGACGTCGAATTCCACGTCCGCGAGACCGACGCGGAGGCCATCGAACTGATGCGGGCGACTCTCGGCGTTCCGTTTTCCCTGTTCGGCATGGGGTTCTCCCGTATCGCGATCGTGCGGACGGGGGAACACCGCCACCTCGTGGGAATCGCATTCGACCACATCATCACGGACGAGCTTTCGTGGAGCCTCCTGATGACCGACTTCACCGAGTTCTACCGCCGGGCCCGGGAAGCCGGCGTCGGCGCCGTCGCCCAAGCCAGGTCTTACCACGATTTCGCAGTCCTGCAACGGCGGGAGCTCGGCGGCGAATGGGGTCGGCGACGCAGGGAGTTCTGGCGGTCGTACACGACCGAGTTCGGCACCTCTCCACCGGGCTTTTCGACGCGGGCGAGTTCCGTGGCCCCGCCCGTGAAAAAGGTGCTGCGCCAGGACCTGCCGGCCGACACGAAGGAGAGGGTGGCGGATTTCGCCCGGCGGGCGCGGGTGACGCCGTTCGCGGTGACGGCCTCGAGCGTTCTCGCGGCGATGCGGGAATTGGCCGGCGACACGTCGGTGGGGCTTTTCACCGGCTGGTCGAGCCGCACACTTCCCGGCACGTCACGGACCGTCGGGCTGCTGGTCCACAACGCCCCGCTGCACCTCAGCAGGCGGACGGCAGATCCCCTGGAGGTGGTGCGGGAGGTTTTTCGCCGCAGCATCGACCTCTCGGAATACGGCCTGCCGCTCGTGGGGGCCGGCAGGCTGTGGGGAGAGGAACTGATGTCGCCGGGCGCAAAGGCGGGCGTACACCTGTTCTTCTACGACGGCACGGCGGTTCCGAAGGTCCGTGCTCTCGCCGGGACGTCCACCGAGCCTGTCCTGTTGGAAGTCCCGGGCAGTCCCCGCATCTGGGAGGACACGATCAGCGTCGACTGCCAGGTCGGCGAGAAGGATCCGCGGATGGTCGCCGTGTACAACGAGAATCTCTTCCCCGGTGACCTCGTCGAACAGCTGCTGCGGGTGGCCGCGAGGTTCGTCCTGTCGTGA
- a CDS encoding endonuclease/exonuclease/phosphatase family protein, whose amino-acid sequence MTAGAGSVKLATWNIGGGVLGPSHQSGGEPSLGYHASILAAHSPDVVCLQEAHDYRGRGESQPDRLARELGYPYVASFPVCESHLDENAALALAILSRFPVLDVVGTKLPNPGLTWTGPDGTPWTLADKGYVTAVVDLGDREIGILNGHCFPLHYFGASPLEARFAPGWEALGADLMAMKAERSAFAALDLNHEPVHSVLRDVLGADGYATAFENTPTTPKGVQQDYILYDSAVRMLTSTVAGTRADHFYCEAGFLV is encoded by the coding sequence ATGACGGCGGGAGCCGGTTCGGTGAAGCTCGCCACCTGGAACATCGGGGGTGGCGTCCTGGGGCCGTCCCACCAGAGCGGCGGCGAGCCGTCGCTCGGCTACCACGCGTCGATCCTGGCGGCGCACTCACCCGACGTGGTCTGCCTGCAGGAGGCGCACGACTACCGGGGACGCGGGGAGAGCCAGCCGGACCGCCTGGCCCGCGAGCTGGGCTACCCGTACGTGGCGTCCTTCCCGGTTTGCGAGTCGCACCTGGACGAGAACGCCGCATTGGCACTGGCGATCCTGTCGCGTTTCCCGGTGCTGGACGTCGTCGGCACGAAGCTGCCCAACCCCGGGCTGACCTGGACCGGCCCGGACGGTACTCCGTGGACACTGGCCGACAAGGGCTATGTCACGGCGGTCGTCGACTTGGGCGACCGGGAGATCGGCATCCTCAACGGGCACTGCTTTCCCCTGCACTACTTCGGGGCGAGCCCGCTCGAGGCCCGGTTCGCGCCGGGGTGGGAGGCACTCGGGGCGGACCTGATGGCGATGAAGGCGGAACGGTCCGCATTCGCCGCCCTCGACCTCAACCACGAGCCGGTGCACAGCGTGCTGCGGGATGTCCTCGGCGCGGATGGCTACGCCACCGCGTTCGAGAACACACCCACGACGCCCAAAGGTGTGCAGCAGGACTACATCCTCTACGATTCCGCGGTGCGGATGCTCACGTCCACCGTGGCCGGCACGCGCGCCGACCACTTCTACTGCGAGGCCGGTTTCCTCGTGTGA
- a CDS encoding TauD/TfdA family dioxygenase has protein sequence MSEATPSLCAARFPTAGASVETWIPSFGAPAEDPFSWLRETAEAVGEHLLRYGAVLVQGLPLDGPDALADAREALGLTVQRPVEAFTRRGEFSRGVVSPIDWPQDRAVCPFQESAFSMTFPSVVLTACLTPPAGTGRARLADARRIAGHLPTRLASRVRADGWIMTRVFHDGFGLSPEEAFSVPDRAALEEVFEAGGIGHQQLSEGVLRTIRHRPGVIAHPATGQECWFNQISFLNAHSLDPAERTVMTKAFGRDMPMDTSFGDGSPLSVEDVAAVQRAWDAVTSEVPWHRGDLLLVDNIATAQGRSAYEGSPEFLVTFATGFPRRPGTTGAGPAHTRKPASQ, from the coding sequence GTGAGCGAAGCCACCCCTTCTCTCTGTGCCGCGAGGTTCCCCACCGCCGGGGCGTCCGTCGAGACCTGGATCCCCAGCTTCGGCGCCCCGGCGGAGGACCCGTTCTCGTGGCTGCGCGAGACGGCGGAGGCCGTCGGTGAACATCTGCTGCGCTACGGCGCGGTGCTCGTCCAGGGCCTTCCCCTCGACGGACCCGATGCCCTCGCCGACGCGAGGGAGGCCCTGGGTCTCACCGTCCAGCGGCCCGTCGAGGCGTTCACCCGAAGAGGCGAATTCAGCCGGGGAGTCGTCTCACCGATCGACTGGCCGCAGGATCGTGCGGTGTGCCCGTTCCAGGAGAGCGCTTTCAGCATGACGTTCCCGTCGGTGGTGCTCACCGCGTGCCTCACCCCGCCGGCGGGCACCGGGCGGGCCCGCCTCGCCGATGCCCGACGGATTGCCGGCCACCTGCCCACCCGCCTGGCCAGCCGGGTGCGGGCGGACGGCTGGATCATGACCCGGGTCTTCCACGACGGGTTCGGCCTGTCGCCGGAGGAAGCTTTTTCCGTCCCGGACCGGGCCGCGCTCGAAGAGGTCTTCGAAGCCGGAGGAATCGGCCACCAGCAACTCTCCGAGGGCGTGCTGCGCACGATCCGGCACCGGCCCGGGGTCATAGCGCACCCGGCAACCGGGCAGGAGTGCTGGTTCAACCAGATCTCTTTCCTCAACGCCCACAGCCTGGACCCAGCCGAACGCACGGTCATGACCAAGGCCTTCGGAAGGGACATGCCCATGGACACTTCGTTCGGCGACGGCTCGCCGCTGTCGGTGGAAGACGTCGCCGCCGTGCAGCGCGCCTGGGACGCCGTCACGTCGGAGGTCCCATGGCACCGGGGAGATCTGCTGCTCGTCGACAACATCGCCACGGCGCAGGGCCGCTCGGCCTACGAGGGCTCTCCCGAATTCCTGGTCACCTTCGCCACCGGCTTTCCGCGTAGGCCCGGGACGACCGGGGCAGGCCCGGCTCACACGAGGAAACCGGCCTCGCAGTAG
- a CDS encoding aspartate aminotransferase family protein has product MPNSHPTSKLWRPWTPIAQQAGAMRIVEAQGNRVRDAEGNWYLDGISGVLNASCGHGHPALIEAATRQLRQLVHYDLMVSSHDPAETLTARLAGILPGELNETCLLNSGSEATEAAIRIALQYWRNIGENRNRVITFETGYHGSTFLAQQLSGLPFTMSEWDRPFPVDHVTVPTSPRDARTEEACDALIARFSDALENGTPAAAVMVEPLLGLGGCVVLPAGFLTRLRQLCDRHGTLLVIDEVLCGFGRTGRMFGFDHDGITPDIVTMSKGISSGYVPLAAVTVTTPIKDSFRREPIAQGLRYGHTTGGHAVASAVANTVLDVMAEEKLVENAAAQGGELLAGLRKLEPNPLIADVRGLGLMVALETDGPESGEAIATATAQAGVLTRHERGVIRIAPPLPLTSEQTTEIIEAVATAADLAAAARH; this is encoded by the coding sequence ATGCCGAATTCCCACCCGACGAGCAAACTGTGGCGTCCGTGGACGCCTATCGCCCAGCAAGCCGGCGCCATGCGGATCGTCGAGGCGCAGGGCAACCGCGTCCGCGACGCGGAGGGCAACTGGTACCTCGACGGCATTTCCGGCGTCCTCAACGCCTCGTGCGGCCACGGGCACCCCGCGCTGATCGAGGCCGCGACCCGGCAGCTCCGGCAGCTCGTCCACTACGACCTCATGGTGTCGAGCCACGACCCCGCCGAGACGCTTACGGCGCGGCTCGCCGGGATCCTGCCGGGCGAGCTGAACGAAACCTGCCTGCTCAACAGCGGCTCGGAGGCGACCGAAGCGGCGATCAGGATCGCCCTGCAGTACTGGCGCAACATCGGCGAGAACCGCAACCGGGTCATCACCTTCGAAACGGGGTACCACGGTTCCACGTTCCTCGCCCAGCAGTTGTCGGGGCTCCCCTTCACCATGAGCGAGTGGGACCGGCCGTTTCCGGTCGACCACGTGACCGTGCCCACCTCCCCCCGCGATGCGCGAACCGAAGAAGCGTGCGACGCGCTGATCGCGAGGTTCTCCGACGCGCTGGAAAACGGCACCCCGGCGGCAGCGGTCATGGTGGAGCCGCTGCTCGGCCTCGGCGGCTGCGTCGTGCTCCCCGCCGGTTTCCTCACCCGGCTCAGGCAGCTCTGCGACCGGCACGGAACGCTCCTCGTGATCGACGAGGTCTTGTGCGGGTTCGGCCGCACGGGCCGGATGTTCGGCTTCGACCACGACGGCATCACGCCGGACATCGTCACCATGAGCAAGGGGATCAGCAGCGGCTACGTTCCGCTGGCCGCAGTGACGGTCACGACGCCGATCAAAGACTCGTTCCGGCGAGAGCCGATCGCCCAAGGACTCCGCTACGGGCACACCACGGGCGGGCACGCCGTCGCCAGCGCGGTCGCCAACACCGTGCTCGACGTCATGGCCGAGGAGAAGCTGGTCGAAAACGCGGCCGCCCAGGGCGGCGAGCTCCTGGCCGGCCTGCGGAAGCTCGAGCCGAACCCGTTGATCGCCGACGTCCGGGGGCTCGGGCTGATGGTCGCTCTCGAAACCGATGGCCCGGAATCCGGCGAGGCCATCGCGACCGCCACGGCCCAGGCCGGCGTGCTGACACGTCACGAACGCGGCGTGATCCGGATCGCCCCGCCGCTGCCACTCACCTCCGAGCAAACGACGGAGATCATCGAGGCGGTCGCGACCGCCGCCGACCTCGCCGCCGCAGCCCGTCACTGA
- a CDS encoding MFS transporter: MTDESTDPQPAGSRSGSPALWRHRDFMLLWSGQTISEMGSAVTQIALPLVAVLLLDASTFEVGLLAAAGTAAFVLIALPAGSIVDSRPKRSVMIVCNVLRLVVVGSVPAAAAFGVLTMAQLYAVALAAGVCTVFFDVAYQSYVPSLIAADDLMDANGKLGTTQAFAQLGGPSLGGGLVGLFGAAGAMVADALSYVVSVLSILGIAKREEPPARPVDEPLRRRITGGLRFVLGHPVLRQVVACTGTANLFSGMSWSLAIVFLVRELHVKPALTGLVMAAAAVGGIAGGALAGRLAKKIGSARIIWVSTLVFGAPQTIVAAAWPGWGVLLAPLGWAIGYFASMVYNIAQLSYRQSVTPPELMGRMNAAVRWVVWGTLPLGGVLGGLLGTLIGVRATLWLAFGGAWAAGWFVFFSPLRRLRDVPQSVPESASR; this comes from the coding sequence ATGACGGATGAATCGACGGATCCGCAGCCTGCCGGGTCCAGGTCCGGTAGTCCGGCGCTGTGGCGTCACCGGGATTTCATGTTGCTTTGGAGCGGGCAGACGATCAGCGAGATGGGGTCCGCAGTCACCCAGATCGCCCTGCCGTTGGTCGCCGTACTCCTGCTCGACGCCAGCACGTTCGAGGTCGGGTTGCTGGCGGCGGCGGGTACGGCGGCGTTCGTGCTGATCGCGCTGCCCGCCGGGTCGATCGTGGACAGCCGGCCCAAACGCTCGGTCATGATCGTCTGCAACGTTCTCCGCCTGGTGGTCGTCGGGTCGGTCCCGGCGGCCGCCGCGTTCGGCGTGCTGACGATGGCGCAGCTGTACGCGGTCGCGTTGGCGGCCGGGGTGTGCACGGTGTTCTTCGACGTCGCCTACCAGAGTTACGTGCCGTCCCTGATCGCCGCCGACGACCTGATGGACGCCAACGGCAAGCTGGGAACCACCCAGGCGTTCGCGCAGCTGGGTGGGCCAAGCCTGGGCGGGGGACTGGTCGGCCTGTTCGGCGCCGCGGGCGCGATGGTGGCCGATGCGCTCTCCTACGTGGTCTCCGTCCTGTCGATCCTCGGGATCGCGAAACGCGAGGAGCCTCCGGCGCGGCCGGTGGACGAGCCGCTGCGGCGCCGGATCACCGGGGGCCTGAGGTTCGTCCTCGGTCACCCCGTGCTGCGCCAGGTCGTCGCGTGCACGGGCACCGCGAACCTGTTCTCCGGTATGAGCTGGTCGCTGGCGATCGTGTTCCTCGTCCGCGAGCTGCACGTGAAGCCCGCCCTGACCGGGCTGGTGATGGCGGCCGCCGCGGTCGGCGGGATAGCCGGGGGAGCGCTGGCCGGGCGCCTCGCGAAGAAGATCGGTTCGGCGCGGATCATCTGGGTGTCGACCCTCGTTTTCGGGGCGCCGCAGACCATCGTGGCGGCTGCCTGGCCGGGCTGGGGAGTGCTGCTGGCCCCGCTGGGCTGGGCCATCGGCTATTTCGCCTCGATGGTTTACAACATCGCGCAGCTCAGCTACCGCCAGTCGGTGACACCGCCGGAGCTGATGGGCCGGATGAACGCGGCCGTCCGCTGGGTGGTGTGGGGCACGCTCCCGCTCGGCGGCGTTCTCGGTGGCCTGCTGGGCACACTGATCGGCGTGCGGGCGACGTTGTGGCTCGCGTTCGGCGGCGCTTGGGCGGCCGGCTGGTTCGTTTTCTTTTCTCCGCTTCGCCGACTCCGTGACGTTCCGCAGTCCGTGCCGGAGTCCGCCTCACGCTGA
- a CDS encoding AMP-binding protein, which produces MTEQVEAVRDRTALGAGPVRPLPDRRVHELFAECARNTPSGVAAVHRGVRRTYAELDEAADRVAGTLLAAGLPAEGVVAVISQRSLDWLAAILGVFKAGGVYLPIDPAFSDDRIAELLRRSGCRFSLVEGEAAVGRVEAAAVRALPLVPEGNPGGRAECVPAGAPAYLFFTFRSTGEAKGAVCEHAGFLNHLLAKVEVFELRPGAVVAQTASQCFDISLWQALAPLVVGGTTVVVDPETMLDVPELLRLLAAEEVDVLQLVPNYLSLLVTRLEQGHRMPDSLRMLGITGEAVSSRLLARWFASCPAVPVVNGYGATEASDDTTHEVIRTTADGGQVNVGAPIANVFVDVVGADGLPVGGIGEIGEVTFSGVCVGRGYVDDPKHTAEVFGADPLRPGLRRYLTGDCGRWLPGGRLKLVGRRDEQLTIDGVQVEAGAVEATLQGVPGVRSACVIVVPDGPAKRLAGFYTAASPMADIGDLLAGLVPRQQVPSTLRWLPELPLTGNGKVDRRGLADLETSMANGNTILPPRTATERVIATAWAEVLGLPLGEVGRTDDFFVRGGGSLAGVRLVVQLRGLVSLVDLMANPVLADLAAVADGVRPRGSSLLQELSVPENAVAALVCVPYEAGNALNFESMARALAPAAVAVYAVELPGHDAARPDEELAGLDRLAGRLTREIVDRIGHPVALWGHGTGAALAMETGRSLLAAGMPPRHLFVAAATRQEPRDSAAAAVEAGAWLRDSGALTDVDHWRTARGELIERAYRHDIDVAERYFATCGEPIDIPATIVVVPRAPGESGAAARCTAVLPAVRTTWFEDPDRYFVRNDPRTAAHLVAATIAAAEEGGSR; this is translated from the coding sequence GTGACGGAGCAAGTCGAGGCAGTTCGTGATCGGACGGCGCTCGGAGCGGGCCCGGTGCGGCCGCTCCCGGATCGCCGCGTTCACGAGCTCTTCGCGGAGTGCGCGCGCAACACGCCGTCAGGAGTCGCGGCCGTGCACCGCGGCGTCCGCCGGACCTACGCCGAACTCGACGAGGCTGCCGATCGGGTGGCCGGGACGCTGCTGGCAGCCGGGCTTCCCGCCGAGGGCGTCGTCGCGGTGATCAGTCAGCGTTCGCTCGACTGGCTCGCGGCGATCCTGGGCGTTTTCAAAGCGGGCGGGGTCTACCTGCCGATCGATCCCGCGTTCTCCGACGACCGCATCGCAGAACTGCTGCGCCGCAGTGGTTGCCGGTTCTCGCTGGTCGAGGGGGAAGCGGCGGTGGGCCGGGTCGAGGCGGCGGCGGTGCGCGCGCTGCCGCTGGTGCCGGAGGGAAACCCCGGAGGACGGGCTGAGTGCGTTCCGGCCGGAGCACCGGCCTACCTCTTCTTCACCTTCCGGTCCACAGGCGAGGCGAAGGGCGCTGTCTGCGAACACGCCGGCTTCCTCAACCACCTGCTGGCCAAGGTGGAGGTCTTCGAACTGAGGCCGGGCGCAGTCGTCGCCCAGACCGCGTCCCAGTGCTTCGACATCTCGCTGTGGCAGGCGCTGGCGCCGCTCGTCGTCGGCGGTACCACCGTGGTCGTGGACCCCGAAACGATGCTGGACGTGCCCGAGCTGTTGCGGCTGCTGGCCGCCGAGGAGGTCGACGTCCTGCAGCTGGTCCCGAACTACCTTTCCCTGCTGGTCACCCGGCTGGAACAGGGACACCGGATGCCCGATTCCCTCAGGATGCTGGGCATCACCGGCGAAGCCGTGAGCTCTCGGCTGCTCGCCCGGTGGTTCGCCAGTTGCCCGGCGGTCCCGGTGGTCAACGGTTACGGCGCGACGGAGGCGTCGGACGACACCACTCACGAGGTCATTCGCACCACGGCGGACGGCGGGCAGGTGAACGTGGGCGCGCCGATCGCGAACGTCTTCGTCGACGTCGTCGGCGCGGACGGGCTACCGGTCGGCGGGATCGGCGAAATCGGCGAGGTCACCTTCTCCGGCGTCTGCGTCGGCCGGGGTTACGTCGACGACCCCAAGCACACGGCGGAGGTGTTCGGTGCCGATCCGCTCCGGCCCGGACTGCGCCGCTACTTGACCGGAGACTGCGGGCGCTGGCTGCCCGGTGGCCGGCTCAAGCTGGTCGGGCGGCGGGACGAGCAGTTGACGATCGATGGCGTCCAGGTGGAGGCCGGTGCGGTCGAGGCCACCCTCCAAGGGGTGCCGGGGGTCCGGTCGGCGTGTGTGATCGTCGTCCCCGACGGGCCGGCCAAACGCCTGGCCGGTTTCTACACCGCGGCGTCGCCGATGGCCGATATCGGTGACCTGCTGGCCGGGCTGGTGCCCCGGCAGCAGGTGCCGTCCACGCTGCGCTGGCTACCGGAGCTCCCGCTCACCGGTAACGGGAAGGTCGACCGGCGTGGGCTGGCCGACCTCGAGACGAGCATGGCGAACGGCAACACCATCCTGCCCCCGCGGACAGCCACTGAGCGGGTGATCGCCACGGCCTGGGCAGAGGTGCTCGGCCTGCCGCTCGGGGAAGTCGGCCGGACCGACGACTTCTTCGTGCGCGGTGGCGGCTCACTGGCCGGCGTCCGGCTCGTGGTGCAGCTTCGCGGCCTCGTGTCCCTCGTGGACCTCATGGCGAACCCGGTGCTCGCTGACCTGGCGGCGGTCGCGGACGGTGTCCGACCGCGTGGCTCTTCGCTTCTCCAAGAGCTCTCGGTGCCGGAGAACGCAGTCGCGGCCTTGGTCTGCGTGCCGTACGAGGCGGGCAACGCGCTCAACTTCGAGTCGATGGCCCGGGCGCTGGCGCCGGCGGCCGTGGCGGTGTACGCGGTGGAACTGCCGGGCCACGATGCCGCCCGCCCGGACGAAGAGCTGGCCGGCCTCGACCGGCTGGCCGGCCGCTTGACCCGGGAGATCGTCGACCGGATCGGGCACCCCGTGGCGCTGTGGGGCCACGGGACCGGCGCGGCGCTCGCGATGGAAACCGGCCGATCACTGCTGGCCGCCGGGATGCCGCCTCGGCACCTGTTCGTCGCGGCGGCGACCCGGCAGGAGCCACGCGACAGTGCTGCGGCAGCCGTGGAAGCCGGCGCGTGGTTACGCGATTCTGGAGCGCTGACCGATGTGGACCACTGGCGCACCGCGCGCGGCGAGCTGATCGAGCGCGCCTACCGGCACGACATCGATGTGGCGGAGCGATATTTCGCCACTTGCGGAGAGCCCATCGACATTCCCGCGACCATTGTCGTGGTCCCGCGGGCGCCCGGGGAGAGCGGCGCCGCGGCTCGGTGCACGGCCGTCCTTCCCGCGGTACGGACAACGTGGTTCGAGGACCCGGATCGGTATTTCGTCCGCAACGATCCCCGCACGGCGGCGCACCTCGTCGCTGCGACGATCGCGGCCGCGGAGGAAGGCGGTTCCCGGTGA